In the genome of Polaribacter sp. MED152, one region contains:
- the glpK gene encoding glycerol kinase GlpK produces MSKKYILALDQGTTSSRSVIVDELGEIIAIEQQEFRQIFPKSGWVEHDALEILETQLITLKKVIKTAKINVKDIVGLGITNQRETTVVWNKTTGKPIYNAIVWQDKRTADYCKELKKRELEEYVKRNTGLVIDSYFSGTKIHWILQNVKGAKEEAEKGNLLFGTIDTWLVWNLTNKKVHATDYSNASRTMLFDIKNLCWDDSLCDELDIPKSMLPNVKPSSYHFGDFEFENHTIPIAGIAGDQQAALFGQACFKKGNAKNTYGTGCFLLMNTGTEIQYSKNGLLTTIAWGLNGKVHYALEGSVFVAGSAIQWLRDGLEIIKSAEESELFSEEVDEENPVIVVPAFAGLGAPYWDMYARGAIFGLTRDTGKNHLIKATLQSLAYQTKDLLIAMEHDAETQLTALKVDGGACANNVLMQFQADILNTAVDRPENTETTVMGAAYLAGICVGLWKQEDIEIDKKIDKEFVPSFTKEKRDRLYKKWLKAVERSKDWLD; encoded by the coding sequence ATGTCAAAAAAATATATTTTAGCTTTAGATCAAGGCACCACAAGTTCTAGATCTGTTATTGTTGATGAATTGGGTGAAATAATTGCCATTGAACAACAGGAGTTTAGACAAATTTTTCCAAAATCTGGTTGGGTAGAACATGATGCTTTAGAAATTCTAGAAACACAATTAATTACTCTGAAAAAAGTAATTAAAACAGCTAAAATTAACGTTAAGGATATTGTTGGTTTAGGTATTACCAATCAAAGAGAAACTACAGTTGTTTGGAATAAAACTACAGGAAAACCAATATATAATGCTATAGTTTGGCAAGATAAAAGAACTGCAGATTATTGCAAGGAATTAAAGAAAAGAGAGCTAGAAGAATATGTAAAAAGAAATACAGGTTTAGTTATCGATTCTTATTTTTCGGGTACCAAGATTCATTGGATTTTACAAAATGTAAAAGGTGCAAAAGAAGAAGCTGAAAAAGGTAATTTACTTTTTGGAACGATAGATACTTGGTTAGTTTGGAATTTAACCAATAAAAAAGTGCATGCAACAGATTATAGTAATGCCTCTAGAACCATGCTTTTTGATATTAAAAATCTATGTTGGGATGATAGTTTGTGCGATGAATTAGACATACCAAAAAGTATGTTGCCAAATGTAAAACCATCATCTTATCATTTTGGAGATTTTGAGTTCGAGAACCACACTATTCCTATTGCAGGTATTGCTGGAGACCAACAAGCAGCTTTATTTGGACAAGCATGCTTTAAAAAAGGAAATGCTAAAAACACTTATGGAACAGGCTGTTTTTTATTGATGAATACTGGTACAGAAATTCAATATTCTAAAAACGGATTATTAACTACAATTGCTTGGGGTTTAAATGGCAAGGTACACTATGCTCTAGAAGGTAGTGTTTTTGTGGCTGGCTCTGCAATTCAATGGTTAAGAGATGGTTTAGAAATTATAAAATCTGCAGAAGAAAGTGAATTATTTTCAGAAGAAGTAGATGAAGAAAATCCTGTAATTGTGGTCCCTGCTTTTGCAGGTTTAGGAGCACCTTATTGGGATATGTATGCAAGAGGAGCAATTTTTGGTTTAACTAGAGACACAGGAAAAAATCACTTAATTAAAGCCACTTTGCAATCTTTGGCCTATCAAACCAAAGATTTATTAATTGCAATGGAACATGATGCAGAAACCCAATTAACTGCGCTTAAAGTAGATGGTGGAGCATGTGCTAACAATGTTTTAATGCAATTTCAAGCAGATATTTTAAATACAGCTGTAGACAGACCAGAAAATACGGAAACAACAGTTATGGGTGCTGCATACTTAGCAGGTATTTGTGTTGGCCTATGGAAGCAAGAAGACATTGAAATTGATAAAAAAATTGATAAGGAGTTTGTACCTAGCTTTACCAAAGAAAAAAGAGATAGGTTATATAAAAAGTGGCTAAAAGCTGTAGAGCGTTCTAAAGATTGGCTAGATTAA
- a CDS encoding pyridoxamine 5'-phosphate oxidase family protein, which produces MSKFYKKITSRLHKFIDQKKIFFVATAPTSGRINLSPKGMDSFRVLSENRVLWLNVTGSGNETAAHLLENNRITIMFCSFEKAPNILRLYGSGKEIKEGDASWNELIELFPETPGTRQIFDIHVDSAQTSCGMSIPYYEYKGERNDLNNWAAEQGKEGIKQYWEDKNQTSIDGLPTKIMD; this is translated from the coding sequence ATGTCTAAATTTTATAAAAAAATTACTTCAAGGTTGCATAAGTTTATCGATCAGAAAAAGATATTTTTTGTAGCTACTGCTCCAACTTCTGGTAGAATAAATTTATCTCCAAAAGGTATGGATTCATTTAGAGTTCTCTCTGAAAATAGAGTTTTGTGGTTAAATGTAACTGGCAGTGGAAACGAAACTGCAGCTCATTTATTAGAAAATAACAGAATAACCATAATGTTTTGTTCTTTTGAAAAAGCGCCTAACATTTTGCGTTTGTATGGCTCAGGAAAAGAAATTAAAGAAGGTGATGCTTCTTGGAACGAACTTATTGAATTGTTTCCAGAAACTCCTGGTACTCGTCAAATATTCGATATTCATGTAGATAGTGCACAAACATCTTGTGGTATGTCTATACCTTATTACGAATATAAAGGTGAAAGAAACGATTTGAATAATTGGGCAGCAGAACAAGGCAAAGAAGGCATAAAACAATATTGGGAAGATAAAAACCAGACGAGTATAGATGGTTTACCAACAAAAATAATGGATTAA
- a CDS encoding glycerol-3-phosphate dehydrogenase/oxidase, whose amino-acid sequence MSSFSNNNRAEITKNLQSTAFDLLIIGGGITGAGIALDAASRGMKVALIEKGDFASGTSSKSTKLIHGGLRYLKQFDFWLVKEVGTERAIVHKLAPHLVVPEKMILPLIEGGTYGSWLTSVGLKVYDILASVEGDDKRKMLSVKKALKKEPLLPKKILKGAGYYAEYRTDDARLTIEVLKTAADYNAQLINYTEATEFIYENDRVVGANVTDAITNESYAINAKYVVNACGPWVDELRQINNSKIGKQLHLTKGVHLVVDHHKLPVKQSVYFDVPDGRMMFAIPRGKVTYFGTTDTNYQQDKDDVNTSLVDATYLISAVNNMFPDINISLDDVESSWAGLRPLIHEEGKSASELSRKDEIFVSETELISIAGGKLTGYRKMAERIVDLIDKKYKRRFEKSFDEIKTKNLILKGGDFKNYDEVKSYSDAIYNRIAEVDFNQKDAEYLVHNYGKQTDLILKKFDELSDEDQQAKMIKAEVWFSINHEMACTPTDFFMRRTGRLFFDPKSVTKYKEYVLELFTSHFSWDVDTAKKHKKELEHHVKMATTFN is encoded by the coding sequence ATGAGTAGTTTTTCTAATAACAACAGAGCAGAAATAACCAAAAACCTGCAATCTACAGCGTTTGATTTATTAATAATTGGTGGTGGAATTACTGGTGCAGGTATTGCCTTAGATGCTGCTTCTAGAGGCATGAAGGTTGCCCTTATAGAAAAAGGAGATTTTGCTTCTGGTACTTCTAGTAAATCAACAAAATTAATTCATGGTGGTTTACGCTATTTAAAACAATTCGATTTTTGGTTAGTGAAAGAAGTTGGTACAGAAAGGGCTATTGTACACAAATTAGCACCTCATCTAGTGGTACCAGAAAAAATGATTTTACCTTTAATAGAAGGTGGTACTTATGGTTCTTGGTTAACTTCTGTTGGTTTAAAAGTATATGATATTTTGGCTTCTGTAGAAGGTGATGATAAACGTAAAATGTTATCTGTAAAAAAGGCTTTAAAGAAAGAGCCTTTGCTACCTAAAAAAATCTTAAAAGGTGCTGGCTATTATGCAGAATATAGAACAGATGATGCCAGATTAACCATCGAAGTTTTAAAAACGGCTGCAGATTATAATGCTCAACTTATTAATTATACAGAAGCTACAGAATTCATCTATGAAAATGATAGAGTTGTTGGTGCTAATGTAACTGATGCAATTACTAACGAAAGTTATGCTATAAACGCTAAATATGTAGTTAATGCCTGTGGACCTTGGGTAGATGAATTACGCCAAATAAATAACTCTAAAATTGGTAAACAATTACATTTAACAAAAGGGGTACATTTGGTAGTAGATCATCATAAATTGCCTGTAAAACAATCTGTATATTTTGATGTTCCAGATGGTAGAATGATGTTTGCTATTCCTCGTGGAAAAGTTACTTATTTTGGAACAACAGACACCAATTATCAACAAGATAAAGACGATGTAAACACAAGTTTGGTAGATGCAACTTACTTAATATCTGCTGTGAATAATATGTTTCCAGATATAAATATAAGTTTAGATGATGTAGAATCTTCTTGGGCAGGCTTACGTCCATTAATTCATGAAGAAGGAAAATCAGCCTCAGAATTATCTAGAAAAGATGAAATCTTTGTGTCTGAAACAGAACTGATTTCTATTGCAGGAGGTAAACTTACTGGTTATCGTAAAATGGCAGAACGTATTGTAGATTTAATTGATAAAAAATACAAACGTCGATTTGAAAAATCTTTTGATGAAATTAAAACCAAAAACCTAATTCTTAAAGGTGGCGATTTTAAAAATTACGATGAAGTTAAAAGCTACTCAGATGCTATTTATAACAGAATTGCAGAGGTAGATTTTAATCAAAAAGATGCAGAATATTTAGTGCATAATTATGGCAAACAAACCGACTTAATTTTAAAGAAATTTGATGAACTATCAGATGAAGATCAGCAAGCAAAAATGATTAAAGCAGAGGTTTGGTTTAGTATAAATCATGAAATGGCTTGTACACCAACCGATTTTTTTATGCGCAGAACTGGTCGTTTGTTTTTTGATCCTAAAAGTGTAACAAAGTATAAAGAGTATGTTTTAGAATTGTTCACGTCTCATTTTTCTTGGGATGTAGACACAGCCAAAAAACATAAAAAAGAACTGGAGCATCATGTAAAAATGGCAACCACTTTTAATTAA
- a CDS encoding TIGR04283 family arsenosugar biosynthesis glycosyltransferase: MLLSVIIPVYNEQENLVKRLSFLCEQANKFSIEIIISNSPETTDDSSSVCKNFSKVTYLRSEKKGRAAQMNFAAEKAKGDVLLFLHADVMLPEDFYTQIEKAIANNYTFGFFAYQFDNDSAFLNFNSKFTTKDGLFAGGGDQCHFFTKEQFQELKGYNEEFCIMEDFEMMTRIRKQKIPFTIIQSKATVSARKYKHNSWLKVNLINGYVFLKYKFGVHPNNLRKTYKSLLREGV; the protein is encoded by the coding sequence ATGTTATTAAGTGTTATAATTCCTGTTTATAATGAACAAGAAAATCTTGTAAAAAGATTGTCGTTTTTATGTGAACAAGCTAACAAGTTTTCTATAGAAATCATCATTTCTAACTCGCCAGAAACTACAGACGATAGTTCTAGTGTGTGTAAAAACTTTAGTAAAGTTACATATTTAAGAAGCGAAAAAAAAGGTAGAGCTGCTCAAATGAATTTTGCAGCAGAAAAGGCGAAAGGAGATGTTTTACTTTTTTTGCATGCAGATGTTATGTTGCCAGAAGATTTTTATACGCAAATTGAAAAAGCAATTGCTAATAACTATACTTTTGGTTTTTTTGCCTATCAGTTTGATAATGATTCTGCGTTCTTAAACTTCAATAGCAAATTCACTACTAAAGACGGCTTATTTGCTGGTGGTGGAGATCAATGCCATTTCTTTACCAAAGAACAATTTCAAGAATTAAAAGGCTATAATGAAGAGTTTTGCATCATGGAAGATTTTGAAATGATGACAAGAATTAGAAAACAAAAAATTCCGTTTACAATTATACAATCTAAAGCAACTGTTAGTGCAAGAAAATACAAGCACAATTCTTGGTTAAAAGTTAATTTGATTAATGGTTATGTTTTTCTAAAATACAAATTTGGGGTTCACCCAAATAACCTTAGAAAAACATACAAAAGTTTACTTAGAGAAGGCGTGTAA